In the Advenella kashmirensis WT001 genome, one interval contains:
- a CDS encoding cytochrome c biogenesis protein ResB: MRFAVSLLMFICVASIIGTVLQQNQPDLTYTDQFGMYWYAVFSKFGVAQVYNTWWFLLIMTFLVVSTSICLIRNAPKMFKDMRSFREYIREGSLRAFPHRIDIQTGLTSAASLARVRGWLKKEGYAVKEKTDASGTLLAAKKGSANRLGYIFAHSAIVIVCIGGLLDSELPNRLQIWLGSKQPIPDTARYVSDVPDAARFSPGNPSFRGNVSIAEGNSSNTGILALSGGQYLQMLPFDIKLNKFIIEYYETNGTPKRFASEVTITDRQPAR, translated from the coding sequence ATGCGTTTTGCTGTGAGCCTGCTCATGTTTATCTGCGTGGCCAGCATTATCGGTACGGTCCTGCAGCAAAACCAGCCTGATCTGACCTACACCGACCAGTTCGGTATGTACTGGTATGCTGTTTTCAGCAAGTTCGGCGTGGCGCAAGTCTATAACACCTGGTGGTTCCTGCTTATCATGACTTTTCTGGTGGTCTCCACCAGCATCTGCCTGATACGCAATGCGCCCAAGATGTTCAAGGACATGCGTTCGTTTCGCGAATATATCCGCGAAGGCAGCTTGCGTGCCTTTCCGCATCGCATAGATATCCAAACCGGCCTGACCAGTGCTGCCTCACTCGCGCGGGTGCGGGGCTGGCTGAAAAAAGAAGGATATGCGGTCAAGGAAAAAACCGACGCCAGCGGCACGCTGCTGGCGGCCAAAAAGGGCAGTGCCAATCGGCTGGGCTATATTTTTGCGCATTCGGCCATTGTGATCGTCTGTATCGGCGGGCTGCTCGACAGCGAGTTGCCCAACCGTCTGCAAATCTGGCTGGGCAGCAAACAACCCATTCCCGACACCGCCAGATACGTTTCCGATGTGCCGGACGCAGCACGTTTTTCGCCGGGCAACCCCAGTTTTCGCGGCAATGTCTCCATCGCAGAAGGCAATTCGTCCAACACCGGTATTCTGGCGCTCAGCGGCGGGCAGTATTTGCAAATGCTGCCCTTCGATATCAAGCTCAATAAATTTATTATTGAGTACTACGAAACCAATGGGACGCCCAAGCGTTTTGCCAGCGAAGTGACGATCACCGACAGGCAACCGGCCAGGTGA
- a CDS encoding c-type cytochrome: protein MKRVLTNILVAGSVLAGMAFGTTAFGAEAAAASAVPDAEKGAALYTKGDTSRGILACVACHGANGNSGVAMYPNLAGMPHEYLTLQLEHFKAPADKVIRGTPDGKPTAMAPIVAQMTKEDMQNLSVFLSKQQLTQPAKAKQGDNRKVVERGRQIWRAGIPDRGVPACASCHGATGQGIPSAFPRLSGQHPEYLEAQLHAFADGYRTQGGAENMMGKIANRMNKADIQAVADYAAGIR, encoded by the coding sequence ATGAAGCGAGTTTTAACAAACATTCTGGTTGCCGGCAGCGTTTTGGCTGGCATGGCCTTCGGTACGACAGCTTTCGGCGCAGAAGCCGCTGCTGCATCCGCTGTTCCTGACGCCGAGAAAGGTGCAGCCCTTTACACAAAGGGTGATACATCTCGCGGCATTCTTGCCTGTGTTGCCTGTCATGGCGCCAACGGCAATAGTGGGGTTGCCATGTACCCGAATCTGGCCGGCATGCCTCATGAGTACCTCACGCTTCAGCTTGAACACTTCAAGGCGCCCGCCGACAAGGTTATTCGCGGCACGCCAGACGGCAAGCCTACAGCCATGGCGCCTATCGTAGCGCAAATGACCAAGGAAGACATGCAGAACCTGTCGGTCTTCCTGAGCAAACAGCAACTGACTCAACCGGCCAAAGCCAAGCAGGGCGACAATCGGAAAGTGGTTGAACGTGGTCGCCAGATCTGGCGTGCCGGTATCCCCGACCGTGGCGTTCCCGCCTGTGCATCTTGTCACGGCGCGACTGGCCAGGGTATCCCATCGGCCTTTCCCCGTTTGTCCGGTCAGCATCCAGAGTATCTTGAAGCTCAGTTGCATGCCTTTGCCGATGGCTATCGCACGCAGGGTGGCGCGGAAAACATGATGGGTAAAATTGCCAACCGCATGAACAAGGCAGACATCCAGGCCGTTGCAGACTACGCAGCCGGCATTCGCTGA
- the hemB gene encoding porphobilinogen synthase yields the protein MTSIITADFPASRPRRNRRDDFSRRLVQENVLTVNDLIYPVFIKEGTGVTEAVASMPGVNRYSPDTLLAVAETCVSLGIPVMALFPSIDPSLKTPDGIAATHEDGLIPRTIAMLKKAFPELGILCDVALDPYTSHGQDGVLDEDGYVLNDETTDILVQQALTQARAGADYVAPSDMMDGRIGAIRQALEKEKLIYTRIMAYSAKYASAFYGPFRDAVGSATNLGKSNKMTYQMDPANRNEALREIAADIREGADMVMVKPGMPYLDIVREVKDTFRVPTYAYQVSGEYAMIKAAAQNGWLDHDKVMMESLMCFKRAGADGILTYFSIEAARILTGRQ from the coding sequence ATGACTTCAATAATCACTGCCGATTTTCCCGCATCCCGCCCTCGTCGCAACCGTCGTGACGATTTTTCGCGCCGGCTGGTTCAGGAAAACGTCCTGACCGTTAATGATCTGATTTACCCGGTATTCATCAAGGAGGGCACGGGCGTGACCGAAGCGGTGGCGTCCATGCCAGGCGTCAACAGGTATAGCCCCGACACGCTGCTGGCAGTGGCCGAGACCTGTGTTTCGCTGGGCATTCCGGTAATGGCGTTGTTCCCATCTATCGACCCGTCACTGAAAACGCCCGACGGTATTGCCGCCACGCATGAAGATGGCCTGATTCCGCGTACCATTGCCATGCTAAAGAAAGCGTTCCCCGAACTGGGTATTTTATGCGACGTGGCGCTGGATCCGTACACCAGCCACGGGCAGGATGGCGTACTGGACGAAGACGGTTACGTGCTGAATGATGAGACCACCGATATCCTGGTGCAGCAGGCATTGACCCAGGCCCGCGCCGGCGCCGACTATGTCGCGCCCAGCGATATGATGGACGGCCGCATCGGCGCCATCCGGCAGGCCCTGGAAAAGGAAAAGCTGATCTACACACGCATCATGGCCTATTCTGCCAAGTACGCCAGCGCCTTTTACGGGCCGTTTCGCGATGCGGTTGGCTCGGCCACCAATTTGGGTAAATCCAACAAAATGACGTACCAGATGGATCCGGCCAATCGCAACGAAGCGCTGCGGGAAATTGCAGCAGATATCCGCGAGGGCGCCGATATGGTCATGGTCAAGCCAGGCATGCCCTATCTGGATATCGTACGGGAGGTCAAGGACACCTTCCGCGTGCCCACCTACGCTTATCAGGTTAGCGGCGAATACGCCATGATCAAGGCGGCCGCGCAAAACGGCTGGCTGGACCATGACAAGGTGATGATGGAGTCGCTGATGTGCTTCAAGCGCGCCGGCGCCGACGGTATCCTGACATACTTTTCAATTGAAGCTGCCCGCATTTTGACCGGGCGTCAGTAA
- the galU gene encoding UTP--glucose-1-phosphate uridylyltransferase GalU yields the protein MNPIRKAVFPVAGLGTRFLPATKAMPKEMLPVVDKPLIQYAVEEAVKAGITDLIFITGRHKRAIEDHFDSMPELESELEEKGKQEMLEQVRQVIPSNVNCIYIRQPAPLGLGHAVLCAEPVVGNEPFAVLLADDLIDSNVPVTQQLIQAAHANNGSVLGIQTIAREDSNKYGIIAGKSVSSNTIQVNQIVEKPAPADAPSDKAVVGRYILEPEIFEYLRHIGKGAGGEIQLTDGIAALLKSRNVFGFAYEGTRYDCGSKAGFFAATVALGQKYHGFKL from the coding sequence ATGAATCCGATCCGTAAAGCTGTATTTCCCGTCGCAGGCCTGGGCACCCGCTTTTTGCCGGCGACCAAGGCCATGCCTAAAGAGATGCTGCCCGTTGTGGATAAGCCCCTTATCCAATACGCAGTGGAAGAGGCAGTCAAGGCTGGCATTACCGATCTGATTTTCATTACGGGGCGGCACAAGCGCGCGATCGAGGATCATTTTGACTCCATGCCCGAGCTGGAATCCGAACTGGAAGAAAAGGGCAAGCAGGAGATGCTGGAGCAGGTGCGGCAGGTCATTCCATCCAACGTCAATTGCATTTACATCCGCCAGCCGGCACCGCTGGGCCTGGGCCACGCCGTGCTGTGTGCTGAACCTGTAGTGGGCAATGAGCCGTTCGCTGTGTTACTGGCCGATGATCTGATTGATTCGAACGTGCCGGTGACCCAGCAACTGATTCAGGCTGCCCATGCCAATAACGGAAGTGTGCTTGGTATCCAGACCATTGCTCGCGAAGACTCCAATAAATACGGGATTATCGCGGGTAAATCGGTGTCGTCCAACACGATCCAGGTGAACCAGATCGTTGAAAAACCGGCGCCGGCCGATGCCCCTTCAGACAAGGCCGTGGTGGGTCGCTATATTCTCGAACCGGAGATTTTTGAATACCTGCGCCACATCGGCAAGGGTGCCGGTGGCGAGATCCAGCTTACCGACGGCATTGCTGCCTTGCTCAAAAGCCGTAATGTATTTGGGTTTGCCTACGAAGGTACGCGCTACGATTGCGGTAGCAAGGCAGGCTTTTTTGCCGCCACGGTAGCGCTAGGCCAGAAATACCACGGCTTCAAGCTGTAA
- the rfbC gene encoding dTDP-4-dehydrorhamnose 3,5-epimerase has protein sequence MKTERLVIPDVLLITPKVHRDERGYFLEAWRQQVLDEALGRELRFIQDNESQSSYGVVRGLHYQLPPYAQNKLVRVVAGRVRDVIVDLRKSSATFGQSLQIELDAVGKQSLFIPAGFAHGFAVLSEQAIFTYKTDAAYAPDYERGLAFDDPQLNINWQVPREHMILSDRDRRFPVFAGLQDLYP, from the coding sequence ATGAAAACAGAACGCCTGGTTATTCCCGATGTCCTGCTGATCACTCCCAAAGTGCATCGCGACGAACGCGGTTATTTTCTGGAGGCCTGGCGCCAGCAGGTGCTTGATGAGGCCCTGGGGCGCGAACTACGCTTTATTCAGGACAACGAATCACAGTCGTCTTATGGCGTGGTGCGAGGGCTGCATTACCAGTTACCGCCTTATGCCCAGAACAAGCTGGTGCGCGTGGTGGCCGGGCGGGTGCGCGATGTCATCGTAGATTTGCGCAAGAGTAGCGCGACCTTCGGACAGTCTCTGCAAATTGAACTGGATGCCGTGGGCAAGCAATCGTTGTTTATTCCTGCCGGCTTTGCACATGGTTTTGCCGTGCTCAGCGAACAGGCTATTTTTACCTACAAAACCGATGCCGCCTATGCCCCCGATTACGAACGTGGTCTGGCCTTTGATGATCCACAACTGAACATTAATTGGCAGGTGCCACGCGAACATATGATACTGTCTGACAGGGATCGGCGTTTCCCTGTGTTTGCCGGCCTGCAGGACTTATACCCCTGA
- a CDS encoding Fic/DOC family protein yields the protein MAKYSSSPDSYVYPGTDVLINKEGIKDAATLCIAESNSYLFASAALKAHPVKGNFDFNHLQQIHQRLFGDLYEWAGQARTVDISKGTSRFANHQYIEQSARQLLRQLQDENYLRDQQADTISERAAHYLGELNAIHPFRDGNGRATRHFIGQLVKEAGYAIQWENISQQQMTDAAILSFHGDVSELASLIKDNLKALTVRK from the coding sequence ATGGCAAAGTATAGCAGCAGCCCCGATTCCTATGTTTATCCGGGTACAGATGTCCTGATCAACAAAGAGGGCATTAAGGACGCCGCGACATTATGCATTGCCGAATCCAACAGTTATCTGTTTGCTTCGGCCGCCTTGAAAGCGCATCCGGTCAAAGGCAACTTTGACTTCAATCATTTGCAGCAAATACATCAACGGCTTTTTGGTGATTTATACGAGTGGGCGGGCCAGGCCCGGACCGTGGATATTTCCAAAGGAACGTCCAGATTCGCTAACCATCAATACATCGAGCAATCGGCCAGGCAACTGTTGCGCCAGCTGCAGGATGAAAACTATTTGCGGGACCAGCAGGCCGACACGATAAGCGAAAGGGCTGCGCATTATCTCGGCGAACTGAACGCAATCCATCCTTTCCGGGACGGTAATGGCAGGGCCACCCGGCATTTTATCGGCCAGCTTGTCAAAGAGGCCGGGTATGCAATCCAATGGGAAAATATCAGTCAGCAGCAAATGACCGATGCTGCCATTCTGTCTTTTCATGGCGATGTGAGCGAGTTGGCCAGCCTGATCAAAGATAACTTGAAAGCGTTGACCGTAAGAAAATAA
- a CDS encoding antitoxin VbhA family protein: MDVQSEEFRQEMQSEIGSLALEGLIPDAQALADLELVMQGKLTIEQAKQNVFARIRNGKV, translated from the coding sequence ATGGACGTGCAGTCAGAAGAGTTTCGGCAGGAAATGCAATCAGAGATTGGCTCTCTGGCCCTGGAAGGGCTGATCCCGGATGCGCAGGCGCTGGCCGACCTGGAACTGGTCATGCAGGGCAAATTGACTATTGAACAGGCAAAGCAGAACGTGTTTGCCCGGATCAGGAATGGCAAAGTATAG
- a CDS encoding antibiotic biosynthesis monooxygenase family protein translates to MYSSTFIFSKKQFDDEFHSLDKTIAEIARNIDGYLGEEAWENPVTGLVSNVYYWASLQALEKLIHDPVHRQAKANQAKWLNGYKVVIAQVKDIYGDERLGIISG, encoded by the coding sequence ATGTACTCATCCACTTTTATTTTCTCAAAAAAACAGTTTGACGACGAGTTTCACAGTCTGGACAAAACCATTGCTGAAATAGCACGCAATATAGACGGTTATTTGGGTGAAGAGGCCTGGGAAAATCCTGTTACCGGGCTGGTGTCCAATGTGTATTACTGGGCGTCGCTGCAGGCGCTGGAAAAGCTCATTCATGATCCCGTACATCGTCAGGCAAAAGCCAACCAGGCCAAATGGCTCAACGGATATAAAGTTGTGATTGCCCAGGTAAAAGACATATACGGCGACGAGCGCCTGGGCATTATTTCCGGCTAG
- a CDS encoding MOSC domain-containing protein — MTIPASGRVLSVSQDDVHRFSKTPVSEICIVTGLGVQGDAHAGVTVKHRSRVAADPMQPNLRQVHLMHAELFAELKSQGFNVRPADLGENITTEGVDLLSLPRDTLLRIGDDVLLQITGLRNPCVQIDLFQPGLLKAVLLRQPNGELIRKAGIMTIVIAGGTVRAGDSIHVQLPAPPYLPLERV, encoded by the coding sequence ATGACCATTCCAGCCAGCGGGCGCGTACTGTCTGTCTCCCAAGACGATGTACATCGCTTTTCCAAAACCCCCGTATCAGAGATATGCATCGTGACTGGCCTGGGCGTGCAGGGCGATGCGCATGCGGGCGTCACCGTCAAACATCGATCAAGGGTTGCAGCAGATCCGATGCAGCCGAACCTGCGCCAGGTTCATCTTATGCATGCCGAACTCTTTGCTGAGCTCAAAAGCCAGGGCTTTAATGTGAGGCCCGCTGATCTGGGTGAAAACATTACCACTGAAGGCGTAGATCTGCTGTCTTTGCCCAGGGACACGTTGCTCAGAATTGGCGACGATGTGCTTTTACAGATAACGGGCTTGCGCAATCCTTGCGTGCAAATAGACCTGTTCCAGCCAGGTCTGCTCAAGGCGGTGTTGCTGCGCCAGCCCAATGGTGAGTTGATCCGCAAAGCTGGCATTATGACAATTGTGATAGCGGGAGGAACGGTTCGCGCAGGGGATTCAATCCATGTTCAATTGCCCGCGCCTCCCTACCTGCCGCTGGAGCGCGTGTAG
- a CDS encoding DUF1501 domain-containing protein — protein MNRRDFLAATMLAPLTVNSQQLFAAEGTDIKVLVIFLRGAYDACNFLVPYTSDDYYETRPRIAIAQPGSGEGAALKLNDNWGMHPAFQHTLLPLWEQKQISFIPFAGTANMSRSHFETQDFMESGQPATGSREHGSGFLNRLAAVLGAKAQPVSFTNNNPLIMQGPARVPLIALSGSGKSIYKDEQISLLEELYKNTKDQQTVAEGVANHRMMLEEFEKEKEAASRNAMNAKGFDLQVKRMATLMKDKYSLGFLDIGNWDTHFSQGGATGMLANQFKSLGSGLKTFAEEMGPKWDKTVVYVMSEFGRTFRENGSGGTDHGHGSVHWLLGGAVNGGKILGEQTDVNIASLNEERDYKVLNNSRDVLGGLFKQVYGLNNAQLQKVFPSSKVSAIKLV, from the coding sequence ATGAACAGACGTGATTTTTTAGCAGCCACCATGCTGGCTCCACTCACTGTGAACAGTCAACAGCTTTTTGCAGCGGAAGGCACTGACATTAAAGTGTTGGTTATTTTTCTTCGTGGCGCCTATGACGCCTGTAATTTTCTGGTGCCTTATACCAGCGATGACTATTATGAAACCCGACCGCGTATCGCGATCGCGCAGCCTGGCAGTGGAGAGGGCGCGGCACTGAAACTGAATGATAATTGGGGAATGCATCCTGCGTTTCAGCACACTCTACTGCCGTTGTGGGAACAGAAACAGATATCGTTTATTCCATTTGCTGGCACTGCTAATATGTCTCGTAGCCATTTTGAAACGCAGGACTTCATGGAAAGTGGACAGCCAGCTACCGGTTCGCGTGAGCACGGATCAGGCTTTTTGAATCGGCTAGCTGCAGTGCTGGGAGCCAAGGCTCAACCAGTTTCTTTCACGAACAACAATCCGCTCATCATGCAGGGGCCGGCGCGAGTTCCGTTGATTGCCCTTAGCGGCTCGGGCAAATCCATTTATAAAGACGAGCAAATTTCGCTCCTAGAAGAACTATACAAAAACACGAAGGACCAACAAACCGTTGCAGAAGGCGTGGCCAATCATCGTATGATGCTCGAAGAATTCGAAAAGGAAAAGGAAGCGGCCAGCAGGAATGCCATGAATGCTAAAGGTTTTGATTTGCAGGTCAAACGCATGGCTACCCTCATGAAAGATAAATACAGTCTGGGGTTTCTTGATATTGGCAATTGGGATACGCATTTCAGCCAAGGTGGCGCTACCGGTATGCTGGCCAATCAGTTCAAGAGCCTGGGCAGCGGCTTAAAGACATTCGCCGAGGAAATGGGTCCGAAGTGGGACAAGACGGTTGTGTATGTGATGTCTGAATTTGGCCGCACCTTTCGTGAAAACGGCAGTGGGGGCACCGATCATGGGCACGGCTCGGTGCATTGGCTGCTCGGAGGCGCTGTTAACGGGGGCAAGATCCTGGGCGAACAAACCGATGTCAATATTGCCTCCCTGAATGAAGAGCGTGATTACAAGGTGCTCAACAATTCGCGGGATGTGCTTGGCGGATTGTTCAAACAGGTTTATGGTCTGAATAATGCGCAACTGCAAAAGGTCTTTCCTTCATCAAAAGTGTCGGCAATCAAGCTGGTCTGA
- a CDS encoding DUF1800 family protein — protein sequence MQFSPKDHDYKNKKIMGSTIKGTGWDEIDALATMLAGQPATATHISTKLAQFFMGDKPDASLIKEMSERFLTSEGDIEQTLEVLFNSQAFLSSLERKFRTPMEVVVSTARLAYEDNKVQNYVPLASFLGNLGQGLYQRVTPDGYPMEKSMWDGSSQLFKRFEVVRFLSSGSPRFFQYGSKPVKVKAAVPELNNEFFDQNIKPHLSQTTQAVLKKTEKNPVLWNAMLFSSPEWMNREFTQ from the coding sequence TTGCAGTTTTCTCCAAAAGATCACGACTATAAAAACAAGAAAATTATGGGTTCTACTATTAAAGGCACCGGCTGGGATGAAATTGACGCCTTAGCGACGATGCTGGCCGGACAGCCGGCCACAGCAACCCATATCAGTACAAAATTGGCCCAGTTTTTCATGGGTGACAAGCCGGATGCTTCACTAATTAAAGAGATGAGTGAGCGATTTCTCACCAGTGAAGGAGATATTGAACAAACGTTGGAAGTCCTATTTAATAGTCAGGCGTTTCTGTCTTCGTTAGAACGTAAGTTCAGAACTCCCATGGAAGTTGTAGTGTCGACCGCACGGTTGGCTTATGAAGACAACAAAGTGCAGAATTATGTACCGTTGGCGTCGTTCCTGGGAAACCTAGGCCAAGGGCTTTACCAAAGGGTTACTCCAGACGGCTATCCTATGGAAAAAAGCATGTGGGATGGTTCAAGTCAGCTATTTAAGCGTTTTGAGGTTGTCCGTTTCCTAAGTAGTGGTAGCCCACGGTTTTTTCAATATGGAAGTAAGCCTGTAAAGGTCAAGGCGGCAGTACCAGAGTTGAATAATGAATTTTTTGACCAAAATATCAAACCCCATTTGTCTCAGACAACGCAGGCTGTTTTAAAGAAGACGGAGAAGAATCCGGTCTTATGGAATGCAATGCTATTTTCCTCACCCGAATGGATGAACCGGGAGTTTACACAATGA
- a CDS encoding DUF1800 family protein, which produces MLLKNKKNQPNENYARELMELHTLGVNGGYTQKDVTEVARVLTGISAAFGPVSNKLEQDAGVGFSEKMVCSFLQKITTIKTRKLWVLLLKAPAGMKLTP; this is translated from the coding sequence ATGCTTCTAAAAAATAAAAAAAACCAACCTAATGAAAATTACGCGCGTGAACTTATGGAATTACACACATTAGGGGTAAACGGCGGATATACGCAAAAGGATGTGACAGAAGTGGCGCGTGTTCTTACGGGCATAAGCGCAGCTTTCGGACCCGTTTCAAATAAACTCGAGCAAGATGCGGGAGTTGGTTTTTCCGAAAAAATGGTTTGCAGTTTTCTCCAAAAGATCACGACTATAAAAACAAGAAAATTATGGGTTCTACTATTAAAGGCACCGGCTGGGATGAAATTGACGCCTTAG
- a CDS encoding DUF1800 family protein: MLKMWIKSKQYKPGNYPCSPAAVRSPSRVSKFDDVMTRSSAWIVLVFVLLLSTVAPAFAALSAEDLAWINRVTYGVNKQTVMEYEKLGRDAFLKKQLNPPQDDKVDKETATELNRGYRSQEVMMEDITERRQKYRRQVKDEKKRSQFNTILRREGNKAVAIAERRHLMRAIYSPWQLKEQMAWFWLNHFSVFVKKANIRWQIADYEDKAIRPYALGKFKDILRATMTHPAMLDYLDASKK, from the coding sequence ATGCTAAAAATGTGGATCAAATCCAAACAGTACAAGCCAGGAAATTATCCCTGCTCACCGGCTGCTGTCCGCTCACCAAGTCGTGTATCGAAATTTGATGACGTAATGACACGAAGCAGTGCATGGATTGTATTGGTTTTCGTTCTGCTGTTGTCCACCGTCGCTCCGGCATTCGCTGCGCTGTCTGCCGAGGATCTGGCATGGATAAATCGAGTCACTTATGGGGTCAATAAACAGACGGTGATGGAGTACGAAAAGCTGGGTCGCGATGCTTTTTTGAAAAAGCAACTAAACCCACCTCAAGACGATAAGGTTGATAAAGAGACAGCTACTGAACTTAATCGTGGGTATCGTTCTCAAGAGGTGATGATGGAGGATATTACCGAACGGCGCCAGAAGTACCGTCGGCAAGTGAAAGACGAGAAGAAACGGTCGCAATTTAATACTATTTTGCGACGAGAAGGAAATAAAGCGGTGGCCATAGCTGAGCGCCGTCACTTGATGCGGGCGATATATTCTCCATGGCAATTAAAAGAACAAATGGCTTGGTTTTGGCTTAATCATTTCTCTGTATTCGTTAAAAAAGCGAACATTCGATGGCAAATCGCGGACTATGAAGATAAGGCTATTCGGCCCTATGCATTAGGTAAATTCAAGGATATTTTACGAGCTACGATGACCCACCCAGCAATGCTCGATTATCTCGATGCTTCTAAAAAATAA
- a CDS encoding thioredoxin fold domain-containing protein, translating to MRLILRALGLLAAAWALLLLVGLATGSRDPLAPLKGIAQVNGAAQSSVAKVQFERVQSLAELEARIAAAGKPVMLDFYADWCISCHEMEKFTFSDSRVASAMNDMLVLQADVTGNNEQDRELLKRFRLFGPPGIIFFDRNGQEMKSNRVVGFQKADKFLKKLQLALR from the coding sequence TTGCGGCTCATATTGCGTGCGCTTGGCCTGCTGGCTGCCGCGTGGGCATTGCTGTTGCTGGTGGGTCTGGCAACCGGCAGCCGGGATCCGCTGGCTCCCCTCAAAGGGATCGCGCAGGTAAACGGAGCCGCGCAATCGAGCGTTGCCAAAGTGCAGTTCGAAAGGGTGCAATCACTGGCGGAGCTCGAAGCGCGCATTGCGGCGGCCGGCAAACCAGTCATGCTGGACTTCTACGCCGATTGGTGCATTTCCTGTCACGAAATGGAAAAATTCACCTTTTCCGATAGCCGGGTGGCCAGTGCCATGAACGACATGCTTGTATTGCAGGCGGACGTCACCGGCAATAATGAGCAGGATCGCGAACTGCTCAAGCGCTTTCGCCTGTTCGGCCCGCCGGGCATTATTTTCTTTGACCGCAATGGCCAGGAAATGAAGAGCAATCGCGTGGTCGGTTTTCAGAAGGCGGACAAATTTCTGAAAAAATTGCAGCTGGCGCTACGCTAG
- the cutA gene encoding divalent-cation tolerance protein CutA translates to MTTDCVVMYTTVPDTLLAKRIAHLLVEEHLAACVNLSPAGLSIYLWEENVEGTEEITLTIKTSSRASLRCQERIVQLHPYDVPEIIILPVLGGHVPYLDWVRAQTSV, encoded by the coding sequence ATGACAACTGACTGCGTGGTCATGTACACCACCGTCCCCGATACGCTGCTGGCAAAGCGTATCGCGCATTTGCTGGTCGAAGAACATCTGGCTGCCTGTGTGAACTTAAGTCCCGCCGGTCTGTCTATTTATTTATGGGAAGAGAACGTCGAAGGGACCGAGGAAATCACCCTTACCATCAAGACCTCCAGCCGGGCCAGTCTGCGCTGCCAGGAGCGAATCGTGCAATTGCACCCCTACGACGTTCCTGAAATTATTATCCTGCCCGTCCTTGGCGGGCATGTGCCGTACCTGGACTGGGTGCGGGCGCAAACATCGGTATAG